The genomic region TATGAACAGGACGATATATGCCCCGTTCTCGATGTACCGCGGCATTGCTATGTCGTGGCTATAGTCACAATCGGATATCCCGATGAAAAACCTGACGCCAAACCTAGAAAGCGGCTATCGGACATAGCGAGCTGGAACTCATTCAAAAGAAATCCATGGAGCTGTGCATAACAAATGGCCAAGGATAACCCTGGAATAAAAATAATCGCCAAGAACAAGAAGGCATTCTTCCAGTATGAGATCGTCGAAAAGATAGAGGCCGGAATGGTTCTTACTGGCAGCGAGGTCAAGAGCCTTCGCGACGGACACGGCAGCCTCGCAGATTCCTACGCAGTCATAAAGAGCGGCGAGGTATTTTTACATCACGCACATATCGCCCAGTACCCACCAGCAACCTATACAAACCATGAGCCTCGCAGAACCAGAAAACTCCTGCTTCATGCGAGGGAGATCGACAAACTGGAAGGAAAACTCAAACAGAAGGGACTGACGCTCATCCCAACCATGATATATTTCAAAAAGGGAAAGGCTAAGGTCGAGCTGGCCCTTGGCAAGGGAAAACAGAAATTTGACAAACGCGAATCCATAAAAAGACGTGAGACCAATCGGACCATAGCCAGGATGATGAAGCGCTGACCCCTATGCCGGCAGACTTGACTGCCGATCCTTTATAGAGTACCGTTTCGCTCCAGCTCTTTTAAAATAAGGATTTCCGGGCGCGAATAGATTTCGACGCGGATTATGGGGTGCACGTGGCATGCCGACCCGTCATCAAGTCGAAAACTGATGGCAAAAAACCAAACGGCGAATCTTACGCCCTAGCTGCTTAACAATAAGCAGCCGCCAAGCGGGCGACGCCTACTGACCCGTAAGGCGCCAATTAGCAGGCTTTGCCGAACCGAGTCCTCCTCTGCGAGGCTAGGCGAGAACCAGTGAGGATAGCCGGCGTTTTATCCCGTCCCCGGGAGCCGACGACGGTGAAATTCAAAACGGGGAACAAGCATGTAGATGCGTGCATGAAGTATTCGCGGACGAGGGTGCAATTCCCTCCGCGTCCACAGGGCGCCAGGCCGTTTCGAGTCGGCTCGGCGCCTCAAATTTATCCTGTCAAATTAAGTAGTTATCAATTGCGATGACCCGCTTTCGGGGAATGTACAAATTTCCAAAATTGCCGATTAATGCTTGGCAACATCCCCCTCTCTGTT from Myxococcales bacterium harbors:
- the smpB gene encoding SsrA-binding protein SmpB; amino-acid sequence: MAKDNPGIKIIAKNKKAFFQYEIVEKIEAGMVLTGSEVKSLRDGHGSLADSYAVIKSGEVFLHHAHIAQYPPATYTNHEPRRTRKLLLHAREIDKLEGKLKQKGLTLIPTMIYFKKGKAKVELALGKGKQKFDKRESIKRRETNRTIARMMKR